Proteins encoded in a region of the uncultured Paludibaculum sp. genome:
- a CDS encoding DUF4252 domain-containing protein, whose protein sequence is MMFRSVLVMVMAAGLLPAQQIKFPAAFDKLADKAAEVVNVTLDPQTLAFATRFLSDKKDEADVKRIAQKLKGIYVRGYEFDKEGEYSQKDIDDIRAQLKGPEWSVIVSTHSRRDREISEIYLHRDGGLLIIAAEPKELTIVNIMGHIDPSDLTSLGGQFGIPKVTAPAGKGGKKGEKDEEE, encoded by the coding sequence ATGATGTTTCGGTCTGTATTGGTCATGGTGATGGCGGCGGGCCTGTTGCCCGCGCAGCAGATCAAGTTTCCAGCCGCGTTCGACAAGCTGGCGGACAAAGCGGCGGAAGTGGTGAATGTGACGCTCGACCCGCAGACGCTGGCCTTCGCCACAAGGTTCCTCTCCGACAAGAAGGATGAGGCGGACGTGAAACGGATCGCGCAGAAGCTGAAAGGCATCTACGTCCGCGGGTACGAATTCGATAAAGAGGGCGAATACTCGCAGAAGGACATCGATGACATTCGTGCGCAGTTGAAGGGCCCCGAGTGGTCTGTCATCGTCAGCACCCACAGCCGGCGCGACCGGGAGATCTCGGAAATCTACCTGCACCGCGACGGCGGCCTGCTGATCATCGCGGCCGAGCCCAAGGAACTGACCATCGTCAACATCATGGGGCACATCGACCCCAGCGACCTGACGAGCCTGGGCGGACAGTTCGGTATCCCGAAGGTGACAGCACCGGCGGGCAAGGGTGGGAAGAAGGGCGAGAAGGACGAGGAGGAGTAG
- a CDS encoding sigma-70 family RNA polymerase sigma factor, translating into MAAIPGHAWRSEAREDAGFAAIVRTHQRMVYSICWHFFRNRAIAEEIGQDVFLQLYRNLDSIDSPEHMESWLRQTATHRCIDNYRKKSNRQEISMEGLAEPASLPQVKDTMMSEHLQRLVASLPETQRAVVILRYQEDLDVHEIAATLQMPERTVWSHLRRAIGVLQEKAARRLGQGRMEKER; encoded by the coding sequence GTGGCAGCAATACCCGGACATGCATGGCGGTCGGAAGCTCGTGAAGATGCGGGCTTTGCGGCCATCGTCCGGACGCACCAGCGCATGGTGTATAGCATCTGCTGGCACTTCTTCCGGAACCGGGCGATCGCCGAGGAGATCGGACAGGACGTATTCCTGCAGTTGTACCGGAACCTGGACTCCATTGACTCGCCGGAACACATGGAGAGCTGGTTGCGTCAAACGGCCACTCATCGGTGCATCGACAACTATCGCAAGAAGTCGAACCGGCAGGAGATCTCGATGGAAGGGCTGGCCGAGCCGGCGTCGCTGCCTCAGGTGAAGGACACGATGATGTCCGAACATCTGCAGCGTCTGGTGGCTTCGTTGCCCGAGACGCAGCGGGCCGTCGTGATCCTCCGCTACCAGGAGGACCTGGACGTGCATGAGATTGCGGCCACTCTTCAGATGCCGGAACGGACGGTATGGAGCCACCTGCGGCGGGCGATCGGCGTGTTGCAGGAGAAGGCGGCCCGGCGGTTGGGACAGGGCCGGATGGAAAAGGAGCGGTGA